In Chryseobacterium lactis, a single genomic region encodes these proteins:
- the metF gene encoding methylenetetrahydrofolate reductase [NAD(P)H], whose protein sequence is MKITEHIKNANGKTLFSLEVVPPQKGIGIEDLYTNIDPLMEFKPPFIDVTTSREEYIYLDKGNGLMERRITRMRPGTLGICAAIQHKYNVDTVPHLLCGGFTKEETEYLLVDCMYLGIENVMALRGDAMKGHQYFEPTQGGHPSAMDLVNQINNLGRGKYLHNEEQACDELNKFCIGVAGYPEKHMEAPSMNYDLKWLKEKVDAGADYIVTQMFFDNKKYIEFVQKAREMGITVPIIPGIKPIATKRHLKLLPQVFKIDLPEDLINEVENAKNNEAVKQIGVEWSIAQCKELLDFGVPVLHFYSMGKSDNIKKVAGELF, encoded by the coding sequence ATGAAGATAACAGAACACATTAAAAATGCAAACGGAAAAACTTTATTCTCCTTAGAAGTGGTTCCGCCACAAAAGGGGATAGGTATTGAAGATCTATATACAAACATAGATCCGTTGATGGAATTCAAGCCGCCATTCATTGATGTTACCACTTCAAGAGAAGAATATATTTATTTAGACAAGGGAAATGGCTTGATGGAACGTCGCATCACAAGAATGCGTCCCGGAACATTGGGAATCTGTGCTGCTATTCAACATAAATATAACGTAGATACCGTACCTCACTTGCTTTGCGGTGGTTTTACAAAAGAAGAAACCGAATATCTTCTGGTAGACTGTATGTACCTTGGAATAGAAAATGTAATGGCCTTAAGAGGGGATGCAATGAAAGGTCACCAGTATTTTGAACCTACACAAGGCGGACATCCCAGTGCTATGGATTTGGTGAACCAGATTAATAACCTGGGAAGAGGAAAATACCTGCATAACGAAGAACAGGCTTGTGATGAATTAAATAAATTCTGTATCGGAGTTGCCGGTTACCCTGAAAAACATATGGAAGCGCCGTCCATGAATTATGATTTGAAATGGCTGAAAGAAAAAGTAGATGCCGGAGCAGACTATATCGTTACCCAAATGTTTTTTGACAATAAAAAGTACATTGAATTCGTTCAAAAAGCCAGAGAGATGGGAATAACGGTTCCTATTATTCCGGGAATTAAACCTATTGCAACAAAAAGACATTTAAAATTGTTACCACAGGTATTTAAAATTGATCTGCCGGAAGATCTGATCAATGAAGTAGAAAATGCTAAAAATAACGAAGCCGTAAAACAAATCGGAGTAGAATGGTCAATTGCTCAGTGCAAAGAACTTCTGGATTTTGGAGTTCCCGTTCTGCACTTTTACTCGATGGGAAAGAGTGATAATATTAAAAAAGTAGCTGGAGAGCTATTCTAA
- the metH gene encoding methionine synthase: protein MKYLRLSGLEPLIITPESNFINVGERTNVAGSKKFLRLIKEEKFSDALDIARHQVEGGAQILDVNFDDGLIDGKASMIKFLNLIASEPDIARIPIMVDSSKWEILEAGLQVAQGKCVVNSISLKEGEEEFIKHAKAIKRYGAAVIVMAFDEVGQADNLERRIEISKRSYDILVNRLGFPAEDIIFDLNIFPVATGMDEHRKNAIDFIEATRWVRQNLPYASVSGGVSNVSFSFRGNDTVREAMHSVFLYHAIQAGMNIGIVNPAMLEVYDEINKELLELVEDVILDKREDATERLLDYSEKHKSVKKEKTEDLEWRKNPLQERITYALVKGIDRFIEEDVEEARQVAAKPLHVIEINLMTGMGVVGDLFGSGKMFLPQVVKSARVMKKAVAYLQPYIEAEKDGSRPANGKILMATVKGDVHDIGKNIVSVVLGCNNYEIVDLGVMVPAEKIIQTAIAEKVDVIGLSGLITPSLDEMVYIASELERQNLDFPLLIGGATTSKAHTAVKIDLKYKNAVVHVNDASRAVNVVSSLLGDRNKEYVSDLKNDYSDFREKFLNRQVDKDYVSIQEARENRFKVDWENEEIFTPNNLGITVIENQDLRELLPFVDWSPFFRSWDLHGKYPNILEDEVVGVQAKELFKDAQVILKRILDEKLLTAKAIFGIFKANSNETDDILIFDENNNEQAKFLTLRQQAQRSKGKDYLALSDFIAPKSSGKTDYMGAFCVTTGFGTDELAAEYEKANDDYNAIMVKALADRFAEAYAEFLHKKVRTEYWGYAVQEELSNEELIAEKYKGIRPAPGYPACPDHLEKHAIWDLLKVEENIGVYLTESLAMFPTAAVSGYYFGSPYAKYFGLGKIAEDQLKEYSERKGISLQEARKWLSPNLAD from the coding sequence CTTCTGAACCTGATATTGCCAGAATTCCAATCATGGTAGATTCTTCAAAATGGGAAATTCTGGAGGCTGGTCTTCAGGTAGCTCAGGGAAAATGTGTGGTGAATTCCATCAGCTTAAAAGAAGGTGAAGAAGAATTTATCAAACATGCAAAAGCTATCAAGAGATATGGTGCAGCAGTCATTGTCATGGCATTTGATGAGGTAGGGCAGGCAGATAATCTTGAACGTAGAATTGAGATTTCAAAACGGTCTTATGATATCTTGGTTAATCGACTTGGCTTCCCGGCAGAAGATATTATTTTCGATTTAAATATTTTCCCGGTTGCAACAGGAATGGATGAGCACAGAAAGAATGCCATCGATTTTATCGAAGCCACACGCTGGGTAAGACAAAATCTTCCTTATGCCTCAGTGAGTGGGGGAGTAAGCAATGTTTCTTTCTCGTTCCGTGGAAATGATACCGTAAGAGAAGCAATGCATTCGGTTTTCCTTTACCATGCTATACAGGCTGGAATGAACATCGGAATTGTAAACCCTGCGATGCTGGAAGTCTATGATGAAATTAATAAAGAACTGCTGGAGCTTGTAGAAGATGTAATCCTGGATAAAAGAGAAGATGCTACAGAACGACTTCTTGATTATTCTGAAAAACATAAATCAGTCAAAAAAGAAAAGACTGAAGATCTGGAATGGAGGAAAAATCCATTACAGGAAAGAATTACTTATGCTTTGGTAAAAGGTATTGACCGTTTTATTGAAGAAGATGTGGAAGAAGCAAGACAGGTTGCCGCAAAACCCCTTCATGTTATTGAAATCAATCTGATGACCGGAATGGGCGTTGTGGGAGATTTATTCGGAAGTGGAAAGATGTTCCTGCCACAGGTAGTAAAGTCTGCAAGAGTAATGAAAAAAGCAGTCGCTTATTTACAGCCTTATATTGAAGCAGAAAAAGATGGATCAAGACCTGCCAATGGAAAAATACTGATGGCTACGGTAAAAGGTGATGTTCATGATATCGGAAAAAATATTGTGAGTGTAGTGCTAGGCTGTAACAATTATGAAATTGTGGATTTGGGAGTAATGGTTCCTGCTGAAAAGATTATTCAGACGGCCATTGCCGAAAAAGTAGATGTCATTGGATTAAGTGGATTGATTACACCAAGTCTGGATGAAATGGTTTACATCGCTTCAGAATTAGAAAGACAAAATTTAGATTTTCCTTTACTGATCGGAGGTGCAACAACTTCAAAAGCACATACCGCAGTGAAAATCGATTTAAAATATAAAAATGCGGTCGTTCACGTGAATGATGCCTCAAGAGCGGTAAATGTAGTGAGTTCATTATTGGGAGACAGAAATAAAGAATATGTTTCCGATTTGAAGAACGACTATTCAGATTTCAGAGAGAAATTTTTGAACAGACAGGTAGATAAAGACTATGTTTCCATTCAAGAAGCAAGAGAAAATCGTTTTAAAGTAGATTGGGAAAACGAAGAAATATTTACACCCAATAACTTAGGAATCACTGTAATTGAAAATCAGGATTTAAGAGAATTATTACCCTTCGTCGACTGGTCTCCGTTCTTCAGAAGCTGGGATCTCCATGGGAAATACCCGAATATCTTAGAAGATGAGGTTGTAGGTGTACAGGCAAAAGAGCTCTTTAAAGATGCACAGGTTATCTTAAAGAGAATTCTGGATGAAAAGCTTTTAACAGCAAAAGCAATCTTCGGGATCTTTAAAGCAAACTCCAATGAAACGGATGATATTCTGATTTTTGATGAAAACAATAACGAGCAAGCTAAATTCTTAACCCTAAGACAGCAGGCTCAAAGATCAAAAGGAAAAGATTATCTGGCATTAAGCGATTTCATTGCACCAAAAAGTTCAGGAAAAACTGATTATATGGGAGCATTTTGTGTAACCACAGGTTTCGGAACAGATGAGTTGGCAGCAGAATATGAAAAGGCCAATGATGACTATAATGCGATCATGGTAAAAGCACTGGCAGACCGTTTTGCAGAAGCCTACGCCGAATTTTTACATAAAAAAGTAAGAACAGAATATTGGGGCTATGCCGTTCAGGAAGAACTAAGCAATGAAGAATTGATTGCTGAAAAATATAAAGGAATCCGTCCCGCACCGGGATATCCGGCTTGTCCTGACCATTTGGAAAAACATGCGATCTGGGATTTATTGAAAGTTGAAGAAAATATCGGAGTTTATTTGACAGAAAGTTTGGCCATGTTCCCGACAGCAGCTGTTTCAGGATATTATTTCGGAAGCCCGTATGCCAAATACTTTGGTTTAGGGAAGATAGCAGAAGATCAATTAAAAGAATACTCAGAGAGAAAAGGAATTTCTTTACAGGAAGCAAGAAAGTGGCTGTCACCAAATTTAGCAGATTAA